A region of Drosophila mauritiana strain mau12 chromosome 3L, ASM438214v1, whole genome shotgun sequence DNA encodes the following proteins:
- the LOC117140327 gene encoding uncharacterized protein LOC117140327, with product MNVVGALVNLLLISACAYTMCSLTPADHPYAYLAASFSLVHGLLGVVRSFAEEPECGLTFVISASILEVILLPLANIEFYLVSDQSGVALVHGMSLIPLFYDMIGKVSEDWDSSTETLKDLALLGNIGSTLYLATKDGNHLYFGVAATAFLARYGGAMVGTCNDRLSNAVETLANTGILALMTHSLMAKC from the coding sequence ATGAATGTGGTGGGGGCTCTGGTCAATCTGCTGCTGATCTCGGCCTGCGCCTACACGATGTGCTCACTGACCCCGGCGGACCATCCGTATGCCTACCTGGCGGCATCCTTCAGCCTGGTCCACGGGTTGCTGGGCGTGGTGCGCTCCTTTGCCGAAGAGCCCGAGTGCGGACTCACCTTTGTAATCTCGGCCAGCATACTGGAGGTTATCCTGCTACCACTGGCCAACATCGAGTTCTACCTGGTATCCGATCAGTCGGGTGTGGCGCTGGTGCACGGCATGTCGCTGATCCCACTGTTCTACGACATGATCGGCAAGGTGAGCGAGGACTGGGACAGCTCCACGGAAACGCTGAAGGACCTAGCTCTGTTGGGCAACATCGGCTCCACGTTGTATCTGGCCACCAAGGACGGCAACCATCTCTACTtcggtgtggctgccaccGCGTTCCTCGCCCGATACGGCGGTGCAATGGTCGGTACCTGCAACGACCGCCTTAGCAACGCTGTAGAGACTCTGGCAAACACCGGCATCCTGGCCCTTATGACGCACTCACTGATGGCTAAGTGCTAA